Genomic DNA from Verrucomicrobiota bacterium:
ACCCTAGCGTGCTTTCTGGTGGCACTTTATCTACTCAGGAATAACGCTTTTATTCTCGAGCATCTGAGGGTTGAGGAGGGTTACCGAGTCTACCGGCAGGTAATTATTCTTTTGATCGCTTACACCGTGGCTCTCTTGCTTCTTCGTTCCCGGCAATACCGTTCCTACGGATTACTGTTGTTACCACTCATGATCGCCACGGAGGTTATCCAATTTTCGTCTAAGACCGCTCAGGACCGGCAGGCACTTCGGGGGGACTCGATGGATACGGGAGCCTACTATTTTGACGATTCTCTCCAGGCAGTTCGAATGATCGAGGAAGCGGACGAGAGCTTCTACCGGATCGAGAAAGGAAACGTCTCCGCCCATCTCAATGATCCACTTGGGCAGGGATACGCCGGCCTGAGCTCCTACTACTCGTTCAACGCGGGAGGCTATCTGGCCTTCCTCGGTCCGGATGGCTTTGAGGTTGATTATCTCGTTCCGGGTCACGGGTCCGGATATGTGATAGGGACGGGAGAACGCTTCCTTCTGGCCACTCTGCTTTCGACGAAGTACTTCATTGCGAGGGAATGGGGTGACCGCGGCCCACCGCCCGACTATCAGCCCTGGGGTAGAGCGGGCGACGCCCTGATTTCGGAAAACGAGAATTTCATTCCGCTCGGATCCGTCTACTTACATACCATTAGCGAAGAACGTTTACGGAAGCTGCCCGCGGCTACGCGGGATTTTGTGGCGTTTGCCGCTGCGGTGGTCTCGGGAGATTCTCCGCTGGTAGCAAACTTTCCAGTGCTTTCGGACGAGGAGCTGAAGCGAATCGAAGAAGCTACCGTCCAGCCAGACAGCCAAGAGGCTTTTGCGATTTACGAAGAACTCGCTCAGTCGCTCTCTGAGATTTCAGTTGAATGGCAGGAGATCGGGCAGAATCAGTTCAACGGGAGCATCACCCTCGATCAACCGGGGATCGTCTTCCTCTCCATCCCCAACAACGAAGGCTGGACCGCAAAGGTGAACGGTGAAAAGGCACCCTTCCTCTCCGTACACTTCGGCTTTCGAGGCTTAGCGCTACCAGCGGGCGAGCATCAAATCGAGCTTCATTACTTTCCGCCCTACCTCAAGGCAGGCATCGCAATGAGCGTTGTCTCGCTCCTCGTGTTCGGGATACTTGCTTTGACGGTACGGCACGGGAAAGAGTCATTTTGATCGCACAGGCAAGATTCTGGCTTTCAGGCAAAATCATACTGATTATGTTTCACACGTATTATGGGTAATATTACTTTGAGCCTCGATGATGCCACGGTGAAGCGGGTGCGGAAAATTGCGTTGGAACGGGAGACCAGTCTCACGGCGATGGTGCGTGACTACTTGACTCAGGTCGCTTCCAGTGAAGAGGCCTCCCGTCAGCAACAAGCTAGAGATCTTCGAGAATCGTTTGCTCGTTTGAGTAAACCTATGGGAGGTGCTGATTGGAGTCGGGACGACCTATATGAATGAGGTTTTCTTCGATACTACAACGCCTACGACAGTTCCCAGCCGGTTAAGCAGGAGCGGGCGCAGAAGCTCCTTCTCGAGTCGATCTCTGCTGGCAATGCCCATAGCTCGGTGCAAGTCTTGGGGGAGTTTTTCCATGCGACAGTGATTCGGAAAAAGCTACTGACAGCCGATGAGGCGGAAACGATTCTTAAGAGCCTCGGAGGCTTGCATATCCTCGACGTAGACTTCCCCCTTATACCGAATTCAGGAAAGTTTGATAGTTATGGCGGGATGGGAAAAGAGTCTGAGCAAGGCGGCCCGGTTGGATGCGGGCTGCGACCCGTATCAATCGGGCTAACGCTGCTCAGGCTCTTTTCCCGCCCGTCCCATAGGGATGCGCCCAGAATCGAAGGTCGCGGCGTTGCAGGAATCGGAACGTATCTCGATACGAATCCGATCCCTGCGCCTTGCGCTGCTTCGATTCTGGGCTGCACCATAACTGTCAAACCTTCCTGAATTCGGTATTATCCGCCGAGCAATTTTAAACCACAAGAACTTCCTTTGTAGCTACTGGGACAGCCTGGTAATAGCAGCCGCCCAACGTTGCAAGAGCACGACTCTCTACACGGAGGACCTGAATAGCGGCCAGAGTTATGGAGACGTGGTAGCGATCAATCCGTTTGAGGAATAAAGATCGGGTGGAGTTTTGTTACTGCGTCGAAATCGAAATCTGAATCGCCCATCGGTTCCTTCTGATAGAGATTTCGATGCCGATTTCGATTTCGAAACCACTATGACTTTATCGCTTGTTTGATCGAAATGCCCGTAAATGAAGCGCAAATTTGCTACAGGCTATCCAATGGACTGCGCACCCCTGCACCCGGCTTTTGCATGACGTGCAAGTAAATTTGCGTAGTTTCCACGCTCTTGTGCCCCAGCAAATCCTGAACGGTGCGGATATCCACCCCGTCTTCCAAGAGATGGGTGGCGAAAGAATGCCGCAACGTGTGGCTGGTCACCCTTTTGCTGAGCCCGGCCCGGTTTGCAGCATCGGAAACCGCTCTTTGGTAAGCCTTGTCCAAAACATGATGCCGCCGCTTCAACCCACTACGGGGGTCCCGTGAGATTTCGCGGCTGGGCCAGAGCCATTGCCACCTCCAATCGAAACCGGCCTTCGAATGTCGTCGTGCCAATGCCTCCGGTAGGTAGACTCCCGCCAAATCTTCCCGTTTTAAGTCCGCTTCGAATAGCTCCCGCACGTGTTCGAGGTGCGACTGCAACGAATCCACCAGCTTCCCGGAAAGAGGAGTGACCCGGTCTTTGCCCCCTTTTCCGGCTCGAACCACAACCTGGTTGCGTTCGAAATCGAGATCCTTGACCCGCAAACGCATCAACTCCGAGACCCGCAGCCCGGCGGCATACTGGAGCCGTGCCATCAGCGATTTGTCCCCTTTCAATTCCGCGAAAAACAAGCGTGTTTCCGCTTTGCTCATCACGACCGGGATCCGCTTGTGGTTCCTCGCCCGAACGAACTCACCGATATCGCCCACTTCGAGGCCAAAGACCTTCTCCGCGATGAAAACCAATGCGTTCAGCGCTCCTTTCTGGGTGGAAGAAGATACCGCACGCTCCATCGCCAAATAATCCAAATATTCCTTCAAGCGGGCGGCATTGATTTCCGCTCCGCTTCGCAAGCCTGTTCGCTTGAGAAAGTTGCAGTAGTGCCCCAAGTAGCTGCGTTCCGTTTTGAGTGCCATGCCGCGTCGACGCATGGTTGCCAGAATTCGGTTCTCGTCATCCGTTTTCCCAGACATTCGCTCGGCGGAAGTATCATTGTCGGACCCATGGCGAAAGCCGACTGCGTCTGCGCCATTGGGTTTCTCCGATGAAAGATCCGAAGACGAAATCTTCTGTCTAGTCTGGTTGTGCGCGTTGATGAAAAACCAGCGAATTGCCGTCTTCCAGCGTTCTACCTTCCATTCGGCGGACGCCTTTTCTTTTCTTGCCCATGCGACAAATTCCCGCGCGGACTCGACCGAACAGCCCACCGCTCGCCGATGGCACCAGCTCAGGTACCAACGAATAGTAACGGCAAACCCCTCTTTCTCAGAAGGTGCCAGATCGCACCCGGACAATACCTCGGCCCAACGGGGAAAACGCACAATCTTCATGACACTAGAAAAAATATGAACAAATGTTCACTTAAACAAGAACAAACTCTTTTCAGTGACGCAATTTTCGGATGTCGGCTAGTCAAGAATTGACCTGAAATTTCCCATCAAACTAATCTTCAACACTTTGGGAAACTGTCTCGGGAAGCCGAAATTTTTGGACAGCGAAAATTGCGACACTGGGAATTTTCTCTCTCGAAAAGGGTCCGTGGAATGGCCCAATTTCAGGAGACCGAAAACTTGCGTGCAACAAAAAGAACCCGCATCCTTTCCCATGCCATGATAGCACTGAACCTACTATTCATTGGGTTTCAC
This window encodes:
- a CDS encoding DUF6364 family protein, translating into MGNITLSLDDATVKRVRKIALERETSLTAMVRDYLTQVASSEEASRQQQARDLRESFARLSKPMGGADWSRDDLYE
- a CDS encoding integron integrase codes for the protein MKIVRFPRWAEVLSGCDLAPSEKEGFAVTIRWYLSWCHRRAVGCSVESAREFVAWARKEKASAEWKVERWKTAIRWFFINAHNQTRQKISSSDLSSEKPNGADAVGFRHGSDNDTSAERMSGKTDDENRILATMRRRGMALKTERSYLGHYCNFLKRTGLRSGAEINAARLKEYLDYLAMERAVSSSTQKGALNALVFIAEKVFGLEVGDIGEFVRARNHKRIPVVMSKAETRLFFAELKGDKSLMARLQYAAGLRVSELMRLRVKDLDFERNQVVVRAGKGGKDRVTPLSGKLVDSLQSHLEHVRELFEADLKREDLAGVYLPEALARRHSKAGFDWRWQWLWPSREISRDPRSGLKRRHHVLDKAYQRAVSDAANRAGLSKRVTSHTLRHSFATHLLEDGVDIRTVQDLLGHKSVETTQIYLHVMQKPGAGVRSPLDSL